A genomic stretch from Shewanella woodyi ATCC 51908 includes:
- a CDS encoding hydroxymethylglutaryl-CoA lyase, with protein sequence MTPNKVSIFEVGARDGLQNELPVTTQDKIALVEALGRAGVKRIEAASFVSPKWVPQMADSGDVLRNISRQDGVTYSALTPNLKGLELALDAGADEVAIFGAASQSFSQRNINCSIEESIERFAPVMERAIAANIPVRGYVSCVLGCPYEGDIAISEVARVSEILYKMGCYEISLGDTIGVGTPANARRMVEAVSQKVPVDKLALHFHDTYGQALANILACLETGVSVIDSSVAGLGGCPYAKGASGNLATEDLVYMLNGLGIETGIDLHLLAKAGNTISQALGKSTGSKVARAISG encoded by the coding sequence ATGACCCCTAACAAGGTTAGCATTTTTGAGGTGGGTGCCCGTGATGGTCTGCAAAACGAGCTGCCAGTCACCACCCAAGATAAAATTGCCTTAGTTGAAGCATTAGGCCGAGCAGGTGTTAAGCGAATAGAAGCCGCCAGCTTTGTATCACCCAAATGGGTACCACAGATGGCCGACTCTGGCGATGTTCTGCGCAATATTAGTCGCCAAGATGGCGTCACCTACAGCGCGCTCACACCTAACTTGAAGGGGCTGGAACTTGCACTTGACGCTGGTGCCGATGAAGTTGCCATTTTTGGCGCCGCCTCCCAGAGCTTTAGTCAGCGTAATATCAACTGCTCAATAGAGGAATCTATTGAGCGCTTCGCCCCTGTAATGGAGCGGGCTATTGCCGCAAATATCCCTGTCCGAGGATATGTCTCTTGCGTGCTAGGTTGCCCCTATGAAGGTGATATTGCCATCAGTGAAGTCGCACGAGTGTCTGAGATCCTTTACAAGATGGGCTGTTATGAAATATCCCTTGGTGACACCATAGGTGTTGGCACGCCAGCCAATGCCCGTAGAATGGTTGAAGCGGTCAGCCAGAAAGTACCCGTTGATAAGCTGGCACTGCATTTTCATGATACCTACGGCCAAGCACTCGCAAATATCTTAGCCTGCTTAGAAACAGGGGTAAGCGTGATCGATTCATCGGTTGCAGGCCTTGGAGGCTGCCCCTACGCCAAAGGTGCATCGGGTAATTTAGCAACTGAGGATCTTGTTTATATGCTCAATGGATTAGGTATCGAAACAGGCATCGATCTTCATTTGCTGGCTAAAGCGGGTAATACAATAAGCCAAGCCTTAGGCAAAAGTACTGGCTCTAAAGTAGCAAGAGCCATCAGCGGATAA
- a CDS encoding CoA transferase subunit A, protein MAGLNKVVASYEEALAGLSNDMTVMVGGFGLCGIPEGLIAQMVKTGATGLTAISNNAGVDDFGLGLLLKTRQISTMIASYVGENATFEQQMLSGELNVILTPQGTLAEKIRAGGAGIPAFFTATGYGTPVADGKETREIDGRHYVLEPSLTADFALIRAWKADTMGNLVFRKTAANFNPMMATAGKITVVEAEHIVEAGELDPDHIHTPGIYVNRVIQGTFEKRIEQRTVKASA, encoded by the coding sequence ATGGCAGGACTCAATAAAGTCGTAGCAAGTTATGAAGAAGCCCTCGCAGGTCTAAGCAACGATATGACTGTGATGGTGGGAGGTTTCGGCCTTTGTGGTATTCCTGAAGGCTTAATTGCACAAATGGTAAAAACCGGAGCCACAGGACTGACTGCCATCTCAAACAATGCAGGCGTGGATGATTTTGGTTTAGGCTTGCTGCTTAAAACCCGTCAGATAAGTACCATGATCGCCTCCTATGTCGGTGAAAATGCCACCTTTGAGCAGCAGATGCTCTCAGGCGAGCTAAACGTCATACTCACACCTCAGGGGACACTTGCTGAGAAAATTCGAGCTGGTGGTGCTGGCATTCCCGCTTTCTTTACCGCTACCGGCTACGGCACCCCCGTTGCTGACGGTAAGGAGACTCGCGAGATTGATGGCCGTCACTATGTCCTTGAACCATCATTAACCGCTGATTTTGCCTTAATTCGCGCTTGGAAAGCCGATACCATGGGAAATTTGGTGTTCCGCAAAACCGCCGCTAACTTTAACCCTATGATGGCAACCGCTGGCAAGATCACCGTGGTAGAAGCTGAGCATATTGTTGAGGCTGGCGAGTTAGATCCAGATCATATTCATACACCTGGCATCTACGTAAACCGCGTGATCCAAGGAACGTTCGAAAAGCGTATCGAACAGCGCACAGTAAAAGCATCAGCATAA
- a CDS encoding CoA transferase subunit B, which yields MALSREQLAQRVAQELKDGYYVNLGIGIPTLVANYIPDGMDVMLQSENGLLGMGEFPTEETIDADLINAGKQTVTAVDGASFFSSAESFAMIRGGHVDLTVLGAFEVDEQGSIASWMIPGKLIKGMGGAMDLVAGADNIIVTMMHADKRGNSKLLPKCELPLTGFGCIKRVLTDLAFMEIKDGAFHLLERAPGVTVEEIVAKTAGKLIVPDNVPEMSF from the coding sequence ATGGCACTATCAAGAGAACAACTCGCGCAACGTGTGGCCCAAGAGCTTAAAGATGGTTACTACGTTAACCTCGGCATCGGTATTCCAACCTTAGTCGCAAACTACATTCCCGACGGCATGGACGTGATGCTGCAATCAGAAAATGGCCTACTCGGCATGGGAGAATTCCCAACCGAGGAGACCATAGATGCAGACTTAATCAATGCCGGCAAGCAAACTGTTACCGCCGTTGACGGTGCGTCATTTTTCTCATCGGCGGAGAGCTTCGCGATGATCCGTGGCGGCCATGTGGATCTAACGGTACTCGGTGCATTTGAAGTCGATGAACAAGGTTCTATCGCCTCTTGGATGATCCCAGGCAAATTGATTAAAGGCATGGGCGGCGCAATGGATCTCGTGGCTGGCGCGGATAACATTATCGTCACCATGATGCATGCAGACAAGCGCGGTAACTCTAAACTACTGCCAAAGTGTGAACTGCCATTAACTGGCTTTGGGTGCATTAAACGTGTACTGACAGACTTAGCTTTTATGGAGATAAAAGATGGCGCGTTTCATCTGCTAGAGCGTGCTCCAGGCGTTACAGTTGAAGAGATAGTAGCAAAGACAGCTGGTAAACTGATTGTTCCTGACAATGTGCCAGAGATGAGTTTTTAA
- a CDS encoding prepilin-type N-terminal cleavage/methylation domain-containing protein: protein MKLNRKQQGFTLIELVIVIIILGVLSVIATPKLLSLSSEAQASSLQGITGAIASVNKLVHSQTQIIGIADKNECLGTCNNHPNWDNEIAYFYINISGTRLYVYNGYPLSPLTAPSDSMAANNYKEVMGLSDDDFVYGMGSNSSFAIVPKKYESKLAQILAGTFKCHVEYRSPTRSFNYSIQALTDNC from the coding sequence GTGAAATTAAATAGAAAGCAGCAAGGTTTTACCTTAATCGAGTTAGTCATCGTCATCATCATACTGGGAGTGTTAAGTGTGATTGCTACGCCAAAGCTTCTTTCACTCTCAAGTGAAGCTCAAGCATCTAGCTTACAAGGCATTACAGGGGCAATCGCGTCGGTCAATAAACTGGTCCACTCCCAAACCCAAATTATTGGCATTGCAGATAAGAATGAATGTTTAGGTACCTGTAACAATCACCCAAATTGGGATAACGAAATAGCTTACTTCTACATAAACATATCAGGAACTCGTCTCTATGTGTATAACGGTTACCCCTTATCCCCCCTAACCGCGCCATCCGACTCAATGGCTGCGAATAACTATAAAGAAGTAATGGGGCTATCTGATGATGACTTCGTATATGGAATGGGCTCAAACTCCTCATTTGCCATTGTACCTAAAAAGTATGAGAGCAAATTAGCACAAATACTAGCAGGAACTTTCAAATGTCATGTTGAATATCGTAGCCCTACAAGATCCTTTAACTACTCAATTCAAGCCCTTACCGACAACTGCTAA
- a CDS encoding peroxiredoxin family protein, whose translation MRLLKSALLFILFAGNLQAAEVLNVAPNFNLADPQGKMHTLAEYKGKPMIIHFWATWCPYCKKLQPGLESLRKEYANTDLQILGISFNEDEGAMPAETLKKRGIGFPTLINGESAAKSYGVPGTPTTVFINRGGEIVWVTNISDPNDPNLNAATEFILKN comes from the coding sequence ATGAGATTATTGAAAAGTGCATTACTGTTTATTTTGTTCGCTGGAAATTTACAAGCAGCTGAGGTTCTAAATGTTGCGCCAAATTTCAATTTAGCCGATCCACAGGGCAAGATGCACACTTTGGCTGAGTACAAGGGCAAGCCGATGATAATACACTTCTGGGCGACCTGGTGTCCCTATTGTAAGAAGCTGCAGCCAGGACTTGAGTCATTAAGAAAAGAGTACGCTAACACTGATCTACAGATATTAGGGATTAGCTTTAATGAAGATGAGGGAGCGATGCCAGCTGAGACTCTTAAAAAGCGTGGTATAGGTTTTCCAACGCTCATTAATGGTGAGAGTGCAGCCAAAAGTTACGGCGTCCCAGGGACCCCAACCACAGTATTTATCAACCGCGGCGGAGAGATAGTTTGGGTTACCAATATTTCAGATCCTAATGACCCAAATCTTAACGCCGCCACTGAGTTTATTCTCAAAAATTAG
- a CDS encoding thymidine kinase, with protein MAQLYFYYSAMNAGKSTSLLQSSYNYRERGMNTLVMTASIDDRYGVGKVASRIGIETDAQVFGSDDNLAAMITSAHNEKQLHCILIDESQFLSKEQVKQLTHVVDNLDIPVLCYGLKTDFQGELFSGSQYLLAWADKLVELKTICHCGRKANMVLRLDGSGKPMRDGEQVAIGGNESYESVCRKHFREFLWD; from the coding sequence TTGGCGCAACTTTATTTTTACTACTCGGCCATGAATGCGGGTAAGTCGACCTCTCTACTGCAATCATCCTATAACTACCGTGAACGCGGTATGAATACCTTAGTGATGACAGCATCTATCGATGATAGGTATGGCGTGGGGAAAGTGGCATCGAGAATAGGTATTGAAACCGATGCACAGGTATTTGGTAGCGATGATAACCTTGCGGCCATGATAACTAGTGCGCACAATGAAAAACAACTGCACTGTATCTTGATAGATGAATCTCAGTTTTTAAGCAAAGAGCAGGTTAAGCAGCTGACCCACGTGGTGGATAACTTAGATATTCCGGTGCTCTGCTACGGTTTGAAAACAGACTTTCAAGGCGAGCTATTTAGCGGCAGTCAGTACTTGCTAGCATGGGCTGATAAGTTGGTTGAGCTTAAAACCATCTGTCACTGTGGTCGTAAAGCCAATATGGTACTCAGATTGGATGGCAGTGGTAAACCTATGCGTGACGGTGAGCAGGTTGCTATCGGTGGTAATGAGAGTTATGAGTCCGTGTGCCGTAAACATTTCCGCGAATTCTTGTGGGATTAA
- a CDS encoding Na+/H+ antiporter NhaC family protein, with amino-acid sequence MTTLSYADSALSLLPPVVAILLAIVTRRVLLSLGVGILLGAVLISDFSVGGSGKYLAQQVTGLFWDDGSLNSWNLYLLGFLILLGMITALITVSGAAKAFADWARTKIRNKRDAKLLTMFLGCVVFIDDYFNSLVVGSVARPLTDRYYISRSKLAYLLDSTAAPICVISPVSSWGAYIIALIGGILTAHGFADSGHLSVFVQMIPMNFYAVFALLLLLCVAFMGLDVGPMRQHELNAQKGNLYDESKGLPPGANSDLPEADNGKILGLFLPITVLVVATFYFMVSSGSDALSAKGLEFSILGAFENTEVASSLFFGALIGLASTLILVISQGLDRSYMFKGLVTGARSMLPAIYILLFAWTIAGVIGQMETGKYMASLATGNIPFALLPAVLFILAGFTAFSTGTSWGTFGIMLPIAADMAMGTHTNMMLPMLASVLAGAVFGDHCSPISDTTILSSTGANCHHMDHVVTQLPYALIVAVISLVGYTVLGFTESILAGFITCSVLFVLTVIGLKIKVNRRVTPN; translated from the coding sequence ATGACAACTTTAAGTTACGCCGATTCGGCGCTTTCATTGCTACCTCCTGTGGTTGCGATTCTGCTGGCAATTGTGACTCGTCGCGTCTTGCTCTCTTTAGGTGTAGGGATATTGCTCGGAGCTGTGCTGATCTCAGATTTTTCTGTTGGCGGTTCTGGCAAATACCTAGCTCAACAGGTAACAGGTCTGTTTTGGGATGATGGCAGCCTCAATAGCTGGAACCTTTATCTGTTAGGTTTTCTGATCCTACTGGGGATGATCACTGCACTTATCACGGTCAGTGGTGCGGCTAAAGCATTTGCCGATTGGGCAAGAACCAAAATTCGTAATAAACGCGATGCAAAGCTTCTCACCATGTTCTTAGGTTGTGTTGTCTTTATCGATGATTACTTCAATAGCTTGGTCGTGGGCAGTGTCGCAAGACCTTTAACCGACAGATATTACATCTCGCGCAGTAAGCTGGCTTACTTGCTGGACTCAACTGCGGCGCCCATCTGTGTGATCTCCCCTGTTTCAAGCTGGGGGGCATACATTATCGCACTGATCGGTGGTATTTTGACTGCCCATGGTTTTGCTGATTCTGGTCACCTGAGTGTGTTTGTACAGATGATCCCGATGAACTTCTATGCTGTTTTTGCTCTGTTGCTGCTTCTTTGTGTGGCTTTTATGGGACTCGATGTTGGCCCAATGCGTCAGCATGAGTTGAATGCGCAAAAAGGCAATCTCTATGATGAGTCAAAAGGCTTACCTCCAGGAGCCAATTCAGATCTGCCTGAAGCTGACAATGGCAAAATTTTAGGCTTGTTCCTGCCTATCACAGTGCTAGTGGTGGCGACGTTCTACTTTATGGTCAGCAGCGGCAGTGATGCGCTGAGTGCTAAAGGTCTTGAGTTTAGTATTTTAGGTGCATTTGAAAATACAGAGGTCGCTTCCTCACTCTTCTTTGGCGCCCTTATTGGTCTTGCTTCAACGCTTATCTTAGTGATTAGCCAAGGTCTAGATCGTTCATACATGTTTAAAGGTTTAGTGACTGGTGCTCGCTCTATGTTGCCAGCTATCTATATCCTGTTGTTCGCTTGGACCATTGCGGGTGTGATTGGTCAGATGGAAACGGGCAAGTATATGGCAAGCCTTGCGACTGGTAATATTCCATTTGCGCTGCTTCCAGCAGTGCTATTTATATTGGCAGGCTTTACTGCATTCTCAACGGGGACCAGTTGGGGAACCTTCGGGATCATGCTACCAATCGCGGCTGACATGGCGATGGGCACTCACACCAATATGATGTTACCTATGTTGGCATCTGTACTTGCTGGTGCGGTATTTGGTGACCATTGCTCACCGATATCGGATACGACAATTTTGTCCTCTACAGGGGCAAACTGTCACCATATGGATCATGTGGTGACACAGCTCCCTTATGCCCTAATCGTGGCTGTGATCAGCTTGGTTGGTTACACGGTATTGGGATTCACTGAGTCTATATTAGCTGGGTTTATCACCTGTAGTGTGCTGTTTGTGCTTACTGTGATAGGGCTTAAGATTAAAGTGAATCGCAGAGTAACACCAAACTAA
- a CDS encoding electron transfer flavoprotein subunit alpha/FixB family protein → MAILVLAEHDNASLKLDTAKVVACASAIGGDIDILVAGHECGAVVEAAQKLSGVRQVLVADNGAYTHSLAENIAELIVNLASDYEHILAAASSHGKDAFPRVSALLDVAQLSEVVEVVSSDTFVRPVYAGSALATVQSLDDKKVMTVRTSAFDAVGADGAAAAVAIDKVFDSLSQFVSQTLTESERPELGAASVVVSGGRGMGSGENFSILEQLADKLGGALGASRAAVDAGFVPNDLQVGQTGKIVAPDLYIAVGISGAIQHLAGMKDSKVIVAINKDPEAPIFQIADYGLEADLFEVVPQLIESV, encoded by the coding sequence ATGGCAATTTTAGTATTAGCAGAACATGATAATGCCAGTTTAAAGCTGGATACAGCCAAAGTGGTTGCCTGCGCTAGCGCGATTGGTGGCGACATCGATATTTTAGTGGCTGGTCACGAATGTGGTGCTGTGGTTGAAGCCGCGCAGAAGCTTTCTGGCGTTAGACAGGTACTGGTTGCAGATAATGGTGCATATACCCACAGCTTGGCTGAGAACATCGCTGAGTTGATTGTGAACCTTGCCTCAGATTATGAACATATCCTTGCTGCTGCATCTAGCCATGGTAAAGATGCCTTTCCTCGTGTTTCAGCCTTGCTGGATGTTGCTCAGCTCTCTGAAGTTGTTGAAGTCGTCAGCTCAGATACTTTCGTTCGTCCTGTTTATGCCGGTAGCGCGTTGGCTACAGTACAGAGCTTGGATGATAAGAAGGTGATGACAGTTCGTACCAGCGCTTTTGATGCTGTAGGGGCTGATGGGGCCGCTGCCGCGGTTGCTATCGATAAAGTATTTGATTCACTTTCACAGTTTGTCTCTCAAACATTAACTGAGTCTGAGCGCCCTGAGCTTGGTGCCGCTTCAGTTGTTGTATCTGGTGGACGTGGAATGGGAAGTGGTGAGAACTTCTCTATCTTAGAACAGCTTGCCGACAAACTTGGCGGCGCTCTTGGTGCTTCTCGCGCCGCAGTGGATGCTGGTTTTGTACCAAACGACCTTCAAGTTGGTCAAACGGGTAAAATAGTTGCACCGGATCTTTATATTGCCGTGGGTATCTCTGGGGCAATTCAACATCTGGCCGGAATGAAAGACTCTAAGGTCATTGTGGCGATTAACAAAGATCCAGAGGCTCCTATTTTCCAAATTGCTGACTATGGACTTGAAGCCGATCTATTTGAGGTCGTTCCTCAGTTAATCGAGTCAGTTTAA
- a CDS encoding electron transfer flavoprotein subunit beta/FixA family protein: MKVLVPVKRVVDANVKVRVNADNTGVDTANLKMAINPFCEIAVEEAVRLKEAGTASEIVVVTVGPKAAQEQLRTAMALGADRGIHIETDEELVPLSIAKLLLSVQEKEQAELILLGKQSIDGDNNQTGQMLAALAKMPQATFASEVKLEGESLAVTREIDGGLQTVTMPLPAVVTVDLRLNEPRYAKLPNIMKAKRKPLETVSIDDLGVSLKSHQKTLKVSPPSERQAGVMVSSVAELVEKLKNEAKVI; this comes from the coding sequence ATGAAAGTATTGGTGCCTGTTAAGCGCGTCGTCGATGCAAACGTAAAAGTCAGGGTAAATGCTGACAATACTGGCGTTGATACCGCAAACTTGAAGATGGCGATTAACCCTTTTTGTGAGATCGCAGTAGAGGAAGCCGTTCGTTTAAAAGAGGCTGGAACTGCATCTGAGATCGTTGTGGTCACTGTGGGGCCAAAAGCTGCACAAGAGCAACTAAGAACGGCTATGGCATTAGGCGCTGATCGTGGTATTCATATTGAAACCGATGAAGAGCTGGTACCACTTTCTATTGCTAAGTTGCTGCTTAGTGTTCAGGAAAAAGAGCAAGCAGAGCTTATTTTACTTGGAAAGCAATCCATTGATGGCGATAACAACCAAACTGGACAGATGCTAGCGGCGCTGGCAAAGATGCCACAGGCAACGTTTGCGTCGGAAGTTAAGTTGGAGGGAGAGTCACTGGCTGTGACTCGTGAGATTGATGGCGGTTTGCAAACTGTTACTATGCCACTACCTGCGGTTGTGACTGTTGACTTACGTCTGAATGAGCCACGCTATGCCAAGCTGCCTAACATCATGAAGGCTAAACGTAAGCCCCTTGAGACTGTCTCTATTGATGATTTGGGCGTTAGCTTAAAGTCACATCAAAAAACCTTGAAAGTATCACCTCCTTCAGAGCGCCAAGCAGGTGTTATGGTCTCCTCTGTTGCAGAGCTGGTTGAAAAGTTAAAAAATGAAGCGAAGGTGATCTAA
- a CDS encoding H-NS histone family protein: MSDFLEILTHGRRFKAAVKELSIDDLNELAGKLEKIISERVSQAEAETAAMAERNAKIDEIRKQMEAVGLSVDDLGATAVKSAPKKRAPRPAKYTIVDVNGETITWTGQGRMPTVFKNELDKGRSMDDFLI, translated from the coding sequence ATGAGCGATTTTCTTGAAATACTAACTCACGGCCGTCGTTTTAAAGCGGCAGTAAAAGAATTATCTATTGATGATTTAAATGAATTAGCTGGTAAGCTTGAAAAGATTATCTCTGAAAGAGTTTCTCAAGCTGAAGCTGAAACAGCAGCGATGGCTGAGCGTAATGCTAAAATTGATGAGATCCGTAAGCAGATGGAAGCAGTTGGCTTATCTGTTGATGATCTAGGTGCTACAGCAGTAAAATCTGCACCTAAAAAGCGTGCTCCACGCCCGGCTAAATACACTATTGTTGATGTGAATGGTGAAACCATCACATGGACTGGCCAGGGACGTATGCCGACAGTATTTAAAAATGAGTTAGATAAAGGTCGCAGCATGGACGACTTCCTAATCTAA